A DNA window from Myxocyprinus asiaticus isolate MX2 ecotype Aquarium Trade chromosome 15, UBuf_Myxa_2, whole genome shotgun sequence contains the following coding sequences:
- the LOC127453216 gene encoding protein rapunzel-like: MADKQQIKVTAVKVLGYVEKISSFAASIDPLFGIVTSVVGVVRKGLVDEEDHELDKDFKQIHDKLENISEKNKQTLRQIHIDEINETFGKYEEFIKHQYGAFNTMMEKVKLDPENSDRHMAEFVKIYERDKSDLSLDVYYRGVIGTGALFGRPMLKVYLEHCNKNRRVMEARCSHLAHLFYIGLMTLMAYTSVTEDDEDEVRDKWAQRVIDIQAKMQEALDQCTEKN, from the coding sequence ATGGCAGACAAACAGCAGATCAAAGTGACAGCAGTCAAAGTGCTGGGCTATGTGGAGAAGATCTCGTCCTTTGCCGCCTCCATAGATCCTCTATTTGGGATCGTAACCTCTGTAGTTGGGGTGGTTAGGAAAGGCCTAGTGGATGAGGAGGACCATGAACTGGACAAGGACTTCAAGCAGATCCATGATAAGCTGGAAAACATCTCGGAGAAGAACAAGCAGACCCTTCGACAGATCCACATTGATGAAATCAACGAGACGTTTGGGAAATATGAGGAGTTCATCAAGCATCAGTATGGAGCTTTCAACACCATGATGGAAAAAGTAAAGCTGGATCCTGAGAACTCGGATCGTCACATGGCAGAGTTTGTGAAGATCTACGAGAGGGACAAGAGTGACCTGAGCTTAGATGTGTATTATCGTGGTGTGATAGGCACTGGGGCTCTTTTTGGGAGGCCCATGTTGAAGGTATACCTGGAACACTGCAACAAGAACAGAAGGGTGATGGAGGCCAGGTGCTCTCACCTGGCTCACTTGTTCTACATTGGTCTTATGACACTGATGGCCTACACCTCTGTCACCGAAGATGACGAGGATGAAGTGAGAGACAAATGGGCCCAAAGGGTCATCGATATTCAAGCCAAGATGCAAGAAGCTCTTGACCAATGTACAGAGAAAAACTGA